The following coding sequences are from one Biomphalaria glabrata chromosome 8, xgBioGlab47.1, whole genome shotgun sequence window:
- the LOC106079761 gene encoding uncharacterized protein LOC106079761 isoform X1, whose product MRMLKHKRKRQIKERSSKKQKTENSSSEFCLPTETSEESNKDSLEKAQSDYNITNNHYNIQSDDLDHDEGALIVDHETQESEGGEAGLKKYLASCEKNPGHKQFIPIDKFKLKHLPESYQDNDLYEYIKALADLTVKLNVKMTSLDRPKFWSKTTHPYPFSKMSDRRNLRTGSGRVRYVNKFKDGVTHNLIIGSSDFSKCWCRKCQVSDSPSNVWWEFYVFTATHVVFDDIEASHATLRLFYDRDDSPVVSVNNVSIDYRDIDGDWCVLKCVTCDKYIGNKLMGMWRHNRNVWMKIFNKYRNYTSKNKLNIIVSHPHGSSKQVSVGQWKDKHKMGEDRSKFTYTTCTCPGSSGAHVLCLGYSDWWLYDLVHTGSLKSGLNYSGVGDVY is encoded by the exons ATGAG AATGTTGAAACACAAGAGAAAAAGACAAATCAAAGAGAGGAGTtccaaaaaacaaaagactgAAAAT AGCAGTTCTGAATTTTGTCTTCCTACTGAAACTAGTGAAGAaagtaataaag aCAGCCTTGAGAAAGCGCAGTCAGATTATAATATCACCAATAACCATTATAATATCCAGTCAGATGACTTAGATCATGATGAAGGTGCATTAATTG TTGATCATGAAACTCAAGAGTCAGAAGGAGGAGAAGCAGgtctaaaaaaatatcttgctAGCTGTGAGAAGAATCCAGGTCACAAGCAGTTTATACCTATTGATAAATTCAAATTGAAACATTTACCTGAAAGTTATCAAGACAATGATTTGTATGAATACATTAAAGCTCTAGCTGACCTGACAGTgaaattaaatgttaaaatgacTAGTCTAGACAGACCAAAGTTTTGGTCAAAGACAACACATCCGTATCCGTTTTCAAAAATGAGTGACCGGAGAAACTTGCGGACAGGAAGTGGAAGAGTCAGATACGTCAATAAATTTAAAGATGGAGTgacacacaatttaattattggAAGTAGTGACTTCTCaaagtgttggtgtagaaaaTGTCAAGTTTCAGACTCACCCAGCAATGTCTGGTGGGAGTTTTATGTCTTCACAGCCACACACGTGGTTTTTGATGACATTGAGGCCAGCCACGCGACCTTGAGATTGTTTTATGATAGAGATGACAGTCCAGTGGTCAGTGTTAATAACGTCAGTATTGATTATAGAGACATTGATGGTGACTGGTGTGTTTTGAAATGTGTGACATGTGACAAATATATAGGAAATAAACTGATGGGAATGTGGAGACATAATAGAAATGTATGGATGAAAATCTTTAATAAATACAGAAATTATACATCTAAAAACAAGCTTAATATTATAGTGTCACATCCTCATGGATCTTCTAAACAGGTCAGTGTTGGTCAATGGAAGGACAAACACAAGATGGGTGAAGATAGATCTAAGTTTACCTATACAACTTGCACATGTCCAGGAAGTAGTGGAGCACATGTCCTGTGTCTGGGATATAGTGACTGGTGGCTGTATGATCTTGTTCACACTGGAAGTTTAAAGTCCGGATTAAATTACAGTGGGGTTGGTGATGTCTACTAA
- the LOC106079761 gene encoding uncharacterized protein LOC106079761 isoform X3, producing MRMLKHKRKRQIKERSSKKQKTENSSSEFCLPTETSEESNKDSLEKAQSDYNITNNHYNIQSDDLDHDEVDHETQESEGGEAGLKKYLASCEKNPGHKQFIPIDKFKLKHLPESYQDNDLYEYIKALADLTVKLNVKMTSLDRPKFWSKTTHPYPFSKMSDRRNLRTGSGRVRYVNKFKDGVTHNLIIGSSDFSKCWCRKCQVSDSPSNVWWEFYVFTATHVVFDDIEASHATLRLFYDRDDSPVVSVNNVSIDYRDIDGDWCVLKCVTCDKYIGNKLMGMWRHNRNVWMKIFNKYRNYTSKNKLNIIVSHPHGSSKQVSVGQWKDKHKMGEDRSKFTYTTCTCPGSSGAHVLCLGYSDWWLYDLVHTGSLKSGLNYSGVGDVY from the exons ATGAG AATGTTGAAACACAAGAGAAAAAGACAAATCAAAGAGAGGAGTtccaaaaaacaaaagactgAAAAT AGCAGTTCTGAATTTTGTCTTCCTACTGAAACTAGTGAAGAaagtaataaag aCAGCCTTGAGAAAGCGCAGTCAGATTATAATATCACCAATAACCATTATAATATCCAGTCAGATGACTTAGATCATGATGAAG TTGATCATGAAACTCAAGAGTCAGAAGGAGGAGAAGCAGgtctaaaaaaatatcttgctAGCTGTGAGAAGAATCCAGGTCACAAGCAGTTTATACCTATTGATAAATTCAAATTGAAACATTTACCTGAAAGTTATCAAGACAATGATTTGTATGAATACATTAAAGCTCTAGCTGACCTGACAGTgaaattaaatgttaaaatgacTAGTCTAGACAGACCAAAGTTTTGGTCAAAGACAACACATCCGTATCCGTTTTCAAAAATGAGTGACCGGAGAAACTTGCGGACAGGAAGTGGAAGAGTCAGATACGTCAATAAATTTAAAGATGGAGTgacacacaatttaattattggAAGTAGTGACTTCTCaaagtgttggtgtagaaaaTGTCAAGTTTCAGACTCACCCAGCAATGTCTGGTGGGAGTTTTATGTCTTCACAGCCACACACGTGGTTTTTGATGACATTGAGGCCAGCCACGCGACCTTGAGATTGTTTTATGATAGAGATGACAGTCCAGTGGTCAGTGTTAATAACGTCAGTATTGATTATAGAGACATTGATGGTGACTGGTGTGTTTTGAAATGTGTGACATGTGACAAATATATAGGAAATAAACTGATGGGAATGTGGAGACATAATAGAAATGTATGGATGAAAATCTTTAATAAATACAGAAATTATACATCTAAAAACAAGCTTAATATTATAGTGTCACATCCTCATGGATCTTCTAAACAGGTCAGTGTTGGTCAATGGAAGGACAAACACAAGATGGGTGAAGATAGATCTAAGTTTACCTATACAACTTGCACATGTCCAGGAAGTAGTGGAGCACATGTCCTGTGTCTGGGATATAGTGACTGGTGGCTGTATGATCTTGTTCACACTGGAAGTTTAAAGTCCGGATTAAATTACAGTGGGGTTGGTGATGTCTACTAA
- the LOC106079761 gene encoding uncharacterized protein LOC106079761 isoform X2, translated as MLKHKRKRQIKERSSKKQKTENSSSEFCLPTETSEESNKDSLEKAQSDYNITNNHYNIQSDDLDHDEGALIVDHETQESEGGEAGLKKYLASCEKNPGHKQFIPIDKFKLKHLPESYQDNDLYEYIKALADLTVKLNVKMTSLDRPKFWSKTTHPYPFSKMSDRRNLRTGSGRVRYVNKFKDGVTHNLIIGSSDFSKCWCRKCQVSDSPSNVWWEFYVFTATHVVFDDIEASHATLRLFYDRDDSPVVSVNNVSIDYRDIDGDWCVLKCVTCDKYIGNKLMGMWRHNRNVWMKIFNKYRNYTSKNKLNIIVSHPHGSSKQVSVGQWKDKHKMGEDRSKFTYTTCTCPGSSGAHVLCLGYSDWWLYDLVHTGSLKSGLNYSGVGDVY; from the exons ATGTTGAAACACAAGAGAAAAAGACAAATCAAAGAGAGGAGTtccaaaaaacaaaagactgAAAAT AGCAGTTCTGAATTTTGTCTTCCTACTGAAACTAGTGAAGAaagtaataaag aCAGCCTTGAGAAAGCGCAGTCAGATTATAATATCACCAATAACCATTATAATATCCAGTCAGATGACTTAGATCATGATGAAGGTGCATTAATTG TTGATCATGAAACTCAAGAGTCAGAAGGAGGAGAAGCAGgtctaaaaaaatatcttgctAGCTGTGAGAAGAATCCAGGTCACAAGCAGTTTATACCTATTGATAAATTCAAATTGAAACATTTACCTGAAAGTTATCAAGACAATGATTTGTATGAATACATTAAAGCTCTAGCTGACCTGACAGTgaaattaaatgttaaaatgacTAGTCTAGACAGACCAAAGTTTTGGTCAAAGACAACACATCCGTATCCGTTTTCAAAAATGAGTGACCGGAGAAACTTGCGGACAGGAAGTGGAAGAGTCAGATACGTCAATAAATTTAAAGATGGAGTgacacacaatttaattattggAAGTAGTGACTTCTCaaagtgttggtgtagaaaaTGTCAAGTTTCAGACTCACCCAGCAATGTCTGGTGGGAGTTTTATGTCTTCACAGCCACACACGTGGTTTTTGATGACATTGAGGCCAGCCACGCGACCTTGAGATTGTTTTATGATAGAGATGACAGTCCAGTGGTCAGTGTTAATAACGTCAGTATTGATTATAGAGACATTGATGGTGACTGGTGTGTTTTGAAATGTGTGACATGTGACAAATATATAGGAAATAAACTGATGGGAATGTGGAGACATAATAGAAATGTATGGATGAAAATCTTTAATAAATACAGAAATTATACATCTAAAAACAAGCTTAATATTATAGTGTCACATCCTCATGGATCTTCTAAACAGGTCAGTGTTGGTCAATGGAAGGACAAACACAAGATGGGTGAAGATAGATCTAAGTTTACCTATACAACTTGCACATGTCCAGGAAGTAGTGGAGCACATGTCCTGTGTCTGGGATATAGTGACTGGTGGCTGTATGATCTTGTTCACACTGGAAGTTTAAAGTCCGGATTAAATTACAGTGGGGTTGGTGATGTCTACTAA
- the LOC106074390 gene encoding uncharacterized protein LOC106074390 isoform X2, translated as MLKLSRVKWTKAVLIVTVIVFVFILRKRVIMKLRSQKVEKLIYTNILLAVRKMQGHKRFIPADKFTLKHLPERYQDKDLYEYIKIISNQTVRVSVTMTTPHRPDVWPKTTQPYPFHNMSNRRNLRTGSGRVKFINKYIDGFKQNGIIGRTDSALCWCKKCQDSDSPSNVWWEFYVHTATHVVFDDIEASHTTLRLFYDKDDSPVVSVDKVSLVGANIEYDSCVLKSVTCDKTLGEKLTIISEKYVNIWEKITNKYNDPGREYTLNFIVSHPHGCAKQISIGQRKYELHVYGGTKYTYTTSTCPGSSGANVLFVGYNDTWRFDVVHSGSLKSGLNYSGVGVFY; from the coding sequence GTGATCATGAAACTCAGGAGTCAGAAGGTGGAGAAGCTGATCTACACAAATATTTTGCTGGCTGTAAGAAAAATGCAGGGACATAAACGATTTATACCTGCTGATAAATTCACCTTGAAACATTTACCTGAACGTTACCAGGACAAGGATTTGTATGAATACATCAAAATTATATCAAACCAAACAGTTAGAGTAAGTGTAACAATGACCACTCCACACAGACCAGACGTTTGGCCAAAGACAACTCAACCATATCCATTTCATAATATGAGTAACAGAAGAAACTTGAGGACAGGCAGCGGAagagtaaagtttataaataagtatatagatggatttaaacaaaatggaattaTCGGACGTACTGACTCTGCATTGTGCTGGTGTAAAAAATGCCAAGATTCAGACTCACCAAGCAATGTGTGGTGGGAGTTTTATGTGCACACAGCCACACATGTGGTTTTTGATGACATTGAGGCCAGTCACACGACCTTGAGATTGTTCTATGATAAAGATGACAGTCCAGTGGTCAGTGTCGATAAGGTCAGTTTAGTGGGTGCTAACATAGAGTATGACTCTTGTGTATTGAAAAGTGTAACATGTGATAAAACGTTAGGAGaaaaattaacaataatatCAGAGAAATATGTAAATATCTGGGAAAAAATAACTAACAAATACAACGATCCTGGAAGAGAATACACCTTAAACTTTATAGTGTCACATCCTCATGGATGCGCTAAACAGATCAGTATTGGTCAAAGGAAATATGAACTACATGTTTATGGTGGAACCAAGTACACTTATACTACTTCTACATGTCCAGGCAGTAGTGGAGCCAATGTCTTATTTGTGGGATATAATGATACGTGGCGGTTTGACGTTGTACACAGTGGAAGTCTTAAATCTGGATTAAATTATAGTGGAGTTGGTGTTTTCTATTGA
- the LOC106074390 gene encoding uncharacterized protein LOC106074390 isoform X1, whose product MHKLSIKTRLSRVKWTKAVLIVTVIVFVFILRKRVIMKLRSQKVEKLIYTNILLAVRKMQGHKRFIPADKFTLKHLPERYQDKDLYEYIKIISNQTVRVSVTMTTPHRPDVWPKTTQPYPFHNMSNRRNLRTGSGRVKFINKYIDGFKQNGIIGRTDSALCWCKKCQDSDSPSNVWWEFYVHTATHVVFDDIEASHTTLRLFYDKDDSPVVSVDKVSLVGANIEYDSCVLKSVTCDKTLGEKLTIISEKYVNIWEKITNKYNDPGREYTLNFIVSHPHGCAKQISIGQRKYELHVYGGTKYTYTTSTCPGSSGANVLFVGYNDTWRFDVVHSGSLKSGLNYSGVGVFY is encoded by the coding sequence GTGATCATGAAACTCAGGAGTCAGAAGGTGGAGAAGCTGATCTACACAAATATTTTGCTGGCTGTAAGAAAAATGCAGGGACATAAACGATTTATACCTGCTGATAAATTCACCTTGAAACATTTACCTGAACGTTACCAGGACAAGGATTTGTATGAATACATCAAAATTATATCAAACCAAACAGTTAGAGTAAGTGTAACAATGACCACTCCACACAGACCAGACGTTTGGCCAAAGACAACTCAACCATATCCATTTCATAATATGAGTAACAGAAGAAACTTGAGGACAGGCAGCGGAagagtaaagtttataaataagtatatagatggatttaaacaaaatggaattaTCGGACGTACTGACTCTGCATTGTGCTGGTGTAAAAAATGCCAAGATTCAGACTCACCAAGCAATGTGTGGTGGGAGTTTTATGTGCACACAGCCACACATGTGGTTTTTGATGACATTGAGGCCAGTCACACGACCTTGAGATTGTTCTATGATAAAGATGACAGTCCAGTGGTCAGTGTCGATAAGGTCAGTTTAGTGGGTGCTAACATAGAGTATGACTCTTGTGTATTGAAAAGTGTAACATGTGATAAAACGTTAGGAGaaaaattaacaataatatCAGAGAAATATGTAAATATCTGGGAAAAAATAACTAACAAATACAACGATCCTGGAAGAGAATACACCTTAAACTTTATAGTGTCACATCCTCATGGATGCGCTAAACAGATCAGTATTGGTCAAAGGAAATATGAACTACATGTTTATGGTGGAACCAAGTACACTTATACTACTTCTACATGTCCAGGCAGTAGTGGAGCCAATGTCTTATTTGTGGGATATAATGATACGTGGCGGTTTGACGTTGTACACAGTGGAAGTCTTAAATCTGGATTAAATTATAGTGGAGTTGGTGTTTTCTATTGA
- the LOC106074390 gene encoding uncharacterized protein LOC106074390 isoform X4 has product MKLRSQKVEKLIYTNILLAVRKMQGHKRFIPADKFTLKHLPERYQDKDLYEYIKIISNQTVRVSVTMTTPHRPDVWPKTTQPYPFHNMSNRRNLRTGSGRVKFINKYIDGFKQNGIIGRTDSALCWCKKCQDSDSPSNVWWEFYVHTATHVVFDDIEASHTTLRLFYDKDDSPVVSVDKVSLVGANIEYDSCVLKSVTCDKTLGEKLTIISEKYVNIWEKITNKYNDPGREYTLNFIVSHPHGCAKQISIGQRKYELHVYGGTKYTYTTSTCPGSSGANVLFVGYNDTWRFDVVHSGSLKSGLNYSGVGVFY; this is encoded by the coding sequence ATGAAACTCAGGAGTCAGAAGGTGGAGAAGCTGATCTACACAAATATTTTGCTGGCTGTAAGAAAAATGCAGGGACATAAACGATTTATACCTGCTGATAAATTCACCTTGAAACATTTACCTGAACGTTACCAGGACAAGGATTTGTATGAATACATCAAAATTATATCAAACCAAACAGTTAGAGTAAGTGTAACAATGACCACTCCACACAGACCAGACGTTTGGCCAAAGACAACTCAACCATATCCATTTCATAATATGAGTAACAGAAGAAACTTGAGGACAGGCAGCGGAagagtaaagtttataaataagtatatagatggatttaaacaaaatggaattaTCGGACGTACTGACTCTGCATTGTGCTGGTGTAAAAAATGCCAAGATTCAGACTCACCAAGCAATGTGTGGTGGGAGTTTTATGTGCACACAGCCACACATGTGGTTTTTGATGACATTGAGGCCAGTCACACGACCTTGAGATTGTTCTATGATAAAGATGACAGTCCAGTGGTCAGTGTCGATAAGGTCAGTTTAGTGGGTGCTAACATAGAGTATGACTCTTGTGTATTGAAAAGTGTAACATGTGATAAAACGTTAGGAGaaaaattaacaataatatCAGAGAAATATGTAAATATCTGGGAAAAAATAACTAACAAATACAACGATCCTGGAAGAGAATACACCTTAAACTTTATAGTGTCACATCCTCATGGATGCGCTAAACAGATCAGTATTGGTCAAAGGAAATATGAACTACATGTTTATGGTGGAACCAAGTACACTTATACTACTTCTACATGTCCAGGCAGTAGTGGAGCCAATGTCTTATTTGTGGGATATAATGATACGTGGCGGTTTGACGTTGTACACAGTGGAAGTCTTAAATCTGGATTAAATTATAGTGGAGTTGGTGTTTTCTATTGA